One Natrinema longum genomic window, TCCTCGTGGACCGGTCGAAACGTCTCCTCGGAGGCGTCGAACGCGGCCGGGGTCCAGAACCGGGCGTCCGTGGCGTCGCTGCCCGCGACCGGTTCGCCGTCGGCGTCGGCGCAGTCGGCCACGTAGTGGACTGTCACGACGTGTTTGCCCGCTCGAGGCGGCATCGCCGACGCGGCCAGGATCTCGAGGTCGGCCGGGTCGACGGTGACGCCGGTCTCCTCTCGGAGTTCGCGCGCGGCCGCCTCGGGGGGCTCCTCGCCGGTCTCCATGTGGCCCCCGGGAATCGTCCACTCGCCGACGCCCGGCGGGACGCCGCGT contains:
- a CDS encoding NUDIX domain-containing protein; this encodes MVSRPPTFCPDCGRSLESTTIEDRDRMRCPRCEAIVWHNPVPCAGVAVVDRSGPAPAVLCVERGVPPGVGEWTIPGGHMETGEEPPEAAARELREETGVTVDPADLEILAASAMPPRAGKHVVTVHYVADCADADGEPVAGSDATDARFWTPAAFDASEETFRPVHEERFREAAAALE